From the Hordeum vulgare subsp. vulgare chromosome 1H, MorexV3_pseudomolecules_assembly, whole genome shotgun sequence genome, the window AGTGCACTTGGATGTTTGATTTGTTGGTATAAGAATTGACCGATCAAGTTGGTGGATTGCAGGGCGGCGAAGGGGAAAGGGGCGGCCAAGGTCAAGGGCGAGAAGCGGCCGCGGCAAGCGCGGTTCGCGTTCATGACCAAGAGCGAGGTTGACCATCTCGAGGACGGCTACCGCTGGCGCAAGTACGGCCAGAAGGCCGTCAAGAACAGCCCATTCCCAAGGTACCTGACACGTACTGATATATACATGCTCCGAGATGGATTAATTAGGGTTACGATGCACGCACGGTGCGATCTGCTATGCATGCGACTAACTTCGGATGATGCAGGAGCTACTACCGGTGCACGACGCAGAAGTGCCCGGTGAAGAAGCGGGTGGAGCGGTCGTACCAGGACGCCGCCGTGGTGATCACCACCTACGAGGGCAAGCACATCCACCCCATCCCGGCCACGCTCCGCGGCGCCAACCACCTCCTCGCCGCGCACGCCCACGCGCACGGAGGGCAGGGGCTCATCCACCCCAGCATGTTCCGGATGCCGGCGCCGCCCGGCGCCGCCTTCCGTCCTGGCGACGCGCTCGGCAGCTTCCTGCAGCAGCAACACGCCGCCATGCAGCACCAGCAGCAGGTCGCCGCGGCGGGGATGGCGATGCGGCAGGCGAACGCCATGGCTGGCGGCCACATGCAGGCGCCTCCTGCTGATCATCGTGGCCTGGCCGGTGGTACGACGGGGAACAATACCCatgctatcagcagcagcagtagtgctACTGATCCACTACGGATGGAGCACCTGATGGCGCAGGACTACGGCCTGCTGCAGGACATGCTCATGCCGCCGTCGTCCTTCGCCCACAgcgacaacagcaataacaaccacaaccgcCGTTGATCGGGAGAGATCGAGCTTCCAGCTAGCCCTGACAGTGATCCATCGATCGATTTGGCGTTCCTTTGCTTGTTAATTGACTCTTTTTGCACGGTACTGATCGTATATCGTGCACCGGCCCTTTGATGATTGCCATGAATGATGAGGATATGATCTAGCTTAGTTGCATGTGTAGTGTAGTACTAAGAGTTGCTGTaaattatgcatgcatgcatgcgtgccTGCTGCTTGCATGCGTACCAGATTAATTCTGATGAGCTCGTGCACTGTTGCACTTCGAGCCGTATCTATCTAGTGGTACTACCTACTGTACTATTGATGGTTTTTTTTTTTGTGGGTTTGCTCATGGTTGAGAAAATCGTTAACCGTTAGCTGCCCGGTTGGCTGACGATTAAGAGATGAACGAGTTAATCAACAAATTAATTGGTCATTTAATCTCTTAATCAGGTGATTTATTAGTTAACCGGTTACTCGATGACCCAACGTGTAGGGATTAATCGACAAGTGGACAAATTCATGAAGAGGGGTTTTGCTTCATGTTGCTCCGCTTTCTTGACTTTGAACCAAG encodes:
- the LOC123419824 gene encoding WRKY transcription factor 28-like, which produces MSGASHDQHWRHHSGDFQFHDELASLLAQRPADAAASPSPMMQMQQPQTPWLFADYLQAPGMDYDDAFARDFIGSPAGGGVEEEVKREMLAVDGAAAGVAGMPGGGPGGTAHSVSVSSTSSEAGLGGGGAVEDEAGKCKKEDGDGDGDDESKEAAAVGGGDGDADKTKKGAAKGKGAAKVKGEKRPRQARFAFMTKSEVDHLEDGYRWRKYGQKAVKNSPFPRSYYRCTTQKCPVKKRVERSYQDAAVVITTYEGKHIHPIPATLRGANHLLAAHAHAHGGQGLIHPSMFRMPAPPGAAFRPGDALGSFLQQQHAAMQHQQQVAAAGMAMRQANAMAGGHMQAPPADHRGLAGGTTGNNTHAISSSSSATDPLRMEHLMAQDYGLLQDMLMPPSSFAHSDNSNNNHNRR